The proteins below come from a single Stutzerimonas stutzeri RCH2 genomic window:
- a CDS encoding DsrE family protein has protein sequence MEHNGSQRVLILVASGRSTPARCAAPFHIATLLACMDAEVTLYLTGEGVQLARREVAESLRAVEGGEPVLHFIRNAKQAGARLLMCRQPGVQVDPATLIAELDEISSGGELAQMILEYDRVLTL, from the coding sequence ATGGAACACAACGGTTCACAACGCGTGCTGATCCTTGTCGCCAGCGGCCGCAGCACACCGGCGCGCTGCGCCGCGCCTTTTCATATCGCCACGCTGTTGGCCTGCATGGACGCCGAAGTAACCCTTTATCTCACCGGCGAGGGTGTGCAGCTGGCGCGGCGCGAGGTGGCCGAATCGCTGCGCGCGGTGGAAGGCGGCGAGCCGGTACTGCACTTCATCCGCAACGCCAAGCAGGCCGGCGCGCGCCTGCTGATGTGCCGGCAGCCGGGCGTGCAGGTCGACCCTGCGACGCTGATCGCCGAACTGGACGAAATTTCCAGCGGCGGCGAGCTGGCGCAGATGATCCTCGAGTACGACCGGGTGCTGACGTTATGA